AAGGGATAAACTCCCCAGCATCCTCTATAAACACCGCTTGTAGCAATTTCGGTAGATGTATCGTAAAAACCTGCCAGAACGGGATGTGCCGGATTCGAGCAATCGAACATGTAAACACCATCAAAATAGTACGATACAAAAAGGTAGTTGTCTCTATAGATAAGGTTATGTGGTATTGAAACAGGAGACACATCAGAACCTATCGTATCTGTTACAAACAGATCGCTCATATCCGACACATCAATGATCTTCACATCCATTCCGTGCGTTTCATCTGCCAGCGCATAATAAGGTTGGTCTTTCATCAACCAGCCGCTGTGGTTGTAACCGCTTTGCACGTAGGTATCCAAAGAACCTATCATCTGTGGGTTGCCAATATTGGAGAAATCGACCACAAATAGTCCGTTTGCTCCTGCATTTAAATAAGCTGTATCTCCTTTAACATACACATCATGTACATAGCCGATGGCGCTCCAGAATGGAACATCTTCCGGACAATCCAGCAATAAGGTTGGAGCCGTTGGGTCTGCAAGCGAATACACTGCAAAATCAACCGTTCCGCCACACACGTACATGCGTGCACTTGTGGTGTCTATGAATATGTTGTGCGAACGTGGAAACAACTCAGGACTATCGTAAACTAGTGGCGCAGAATCGGGCAAGAACCGTAGGTCAGCAATCTGAAGTGTGCTGCTTCCTTCATCAGAAACCATGTAGAGATAATCATCATGATCATGAAAATCGCGATGAACGATTCCTGGACCGGTAAAAGCGCCTTCTATGAAAGCCACTTGACTTGATGCCGATGGAACGGTGACATCAAATATGTGCGTTCCCATTGTGGAACCGATGATGGCGTATTCCGCACCGTTCTTAGCGTAACCCCAAATTTCGTTATAGGTATTGTTATGAGCACCCGATGGCGGTAAGGAAGTATCCTGCCAATTGAAGAGCGAATCGAGGTTCATATGGCCTTGCGCAAATCCGTTAGCGGAAAAGGCAACGAATAGAAATAGGAGTGTCTTTTTCATCAAGGTCGAAAGTAAATGAAAGTTCAATTCGAAATGGTTGTGCATTGGACCAAATCATGCTAAGGAT
This DNA window, taken from Flavobacteriales bacterium, encodes the following:
- a CDS encoding choice-of-anchor B family protein — its product is MKKTLLFLFVAFSANGFAQGHMNLDSLFNWQDTSLPPSGAHNNTYNEIWGYAKNGAEYAIIGSTMGTHIFDVTVPSASSQVAFIEGAFTGPGIVHRDFHDHDDYLYMVSDEGSSTLQIADLRFLPDSAPLVYDSPELFPRSHNIFIDTTSARMYVCGGTVDFAVYSLADPTAPTLLLDCPEDVPFWSAIGYVHDVYVKGDTAYLNAGANGLFVVDFSNIGNPQMIGSLDTYVQSGYNHSGWLMKDQPYYALADETHGMDVKIIDVSDMSDLFVTDTIGSDVSPVSIPHNLIYRDNYLFVSYYFDGVYMFDCSNPAHPVLAGFYDTSTEIATSGVYRGCWGVYP